A single genomic interval of Corvus cornix cornix isolate S_Up_H32 chromosome 1, ASM73873v5, whole genome shotgun sequence harbors:
- the NUMA1 gene encoding nuclear mitotic apparatus protein 1 isoform X1, with product MSLHGARVAALLAWVNSTKVCPDPLKDLSQLQDCSVFIRIIHKIHGSKEGESVLDQPLPERISFIHGFLQKLCRHKLAAENLVSAQKLLDGEELALAKVAVLLLYHTSMSCKNPGDWNEFDYKTQAELASILKFVLDNEECLNENLEPFLQKKAEPSSSSMSSSSFEEHSPLSPLPHKREVHFLELQRISSFRSTNLPSTPSSPMGDIMQTPQFQLRRLKEQLVFERENREELEVEMAENHKLIMEKDAQITMMQQRIDRLVKLNEKQAEDQLEPKEMEELREKNESLVGRLHEAFRQCQDLKTEKAQMDRKINKLSEENGDLSFKLREIASNMVQLQRALNELSEEHNTAMAQSQEKQRQLEKELHAALQDKKCSEEKIEILQGKISLLEDQLAKLEECSTQEKGEVMGDVLKLEELKQELSSLTAKGMRLEEEKQQLDSLVTSLQSSLSESHRAQERLKRDLQAQAAEGQAERLAALSVQHEETLRERDAALQQLQQANASLSSQLQAVDEEKAALSHKVSELEAQILELGAQRQQGVAAEELKAQLQELEGRLKESQQRLAEREKLARENSRLQEQLLFLEESLRNTEGILEDEKRRAAECLEGNLARIAELEAERQQLVQERESALLERGEELATRQVLEESREQPLGASPAARGEDEECRRLKEEMQALSREHGRACQQLQAEQEKVAALEAQAERLAGLQADLSSAQSWAKEKETEEQKLRAEISSLQEKMAVAEQTAAQRVAKLEADARRAAEALEGVSQQLSQEKLKSKELEGTMEQLQIAEKELVSLRSAVQEKESWKEQVSQCIQEMERKNSLISSLEHEVSILHRQVTEKEGESKELKRLILAESEKSKKLEERLRVLQTEMATAASRAAERCSLMKVEVQRCQEEMEKQRMTIEALKRDRHCQSEREDELRQEAKVCQDKCLQKEQLLAALQQELDSARAERASLESQHQQDLEQRAKAVSTLQVELAQAKLEVAEVPSLREQLAEQDRAIQRLQAEAAEAGAQLAGLQQANARLAEENQGLSKTRSQGQRQLEAELGQARERHMQELEQLRAASEELVSSSRQEAKEAVQKLETMSKEYESSKAAAVEERKKLLQERQRLTTQVEQLEIIQKDQTKQVEELSKKLTQHEKATWTQQQRVKALEGELQAVVTSHKEKVAELQVQLTQKEQAAEYYKGQMEKAKSHYDAKKQQNQELAEKLKAMEHLQKENTELQSKSERLAKELQQSILQAKESEMSCKNLTSQIHSLEAQVEVAKQQVQELGKFQVMTATVKGQETFCQNMADQSTDSLDEAQLLDSTRKATSSQLEVSVVQSDSEESLLSQRLPQKKSSLESLHFTPILRETPSQLESSANSPGDFSLSSGCKTRSARRRTTINITMTDKQAESEELVCIKNIPLAQSTKTSSPAKGHLHSDASTRSLTSFPSQETPMKLETSSPGKMPGTSALLGLPGYRPVTRSSLRLQGSSSSSLGVCGQGRSTMNLGTCQEEPEQLDDWNRIAELQRRNQARPPHLKTSYSLERMPSTSVGTITDEDVKMGDPEETLRRASMQPSQIIAASSTAGGQCSTQAPTQPSSITTRQQRKRLSEETHQGPDTPPSKKPTSCFPRSQTAQDRSEQSGSQVTQESEQPATQAQRRQSMAFSILNTPRELGRRLLRRAATQRSTPTPSTSSGTRRSSRIATAKSPKGKASRQSRKDKQS from the exons GTGAACAGCACAAAGGTTTGTCCCGATCCCCTCAAGGAtctgtcccagctccaggacTGTAGTGTCTTCATCAGAATTATCCACAAAAT CCACGGGAGCAAGGAGGGGGAGTCTGTGCTGGACCAGCCGCTGCCAGAGAGGATCTCCTTCATCCATGGTTTCCTGCAGA agctctgcagacacaAATTGGCTGCAGAGAACCTGGTCTCTGCACAGAAACTCCTGGATGGAGAGGAGCTGGCACTGGCCAAG gtggctgtgctgctcctgtaTCACACCTCTATGAGCTGCAAGAACCCTGGGGACTGGAATGAATTTGACTACAAGACCCAG GCTGAACTGGCATCGATCCTCAAATTTGTGCTGGATAACGAGGAGTGCCTGAATGAGAATCTGGAGccatttctgcagaagaaag cagaGCCATCCTCGTCCAGTatgtccagcagcagctttgaggAGCATTCCCCACTGTCCCCTCTCCCACACAAGCGAGAGGTGCatttcctggagctgcagaggatCTCCTCCTTCCGCAGCACCAA cctgcccagcacTCCATCTTCGCCCATGGGGGACATCATGCAGACCCCCCAGTTTCAGCTGCGGCggctgaaggagcagctggttTTTGAGAGAGAGAACCGGGAAGAGCTGGAGGTGGAGATGGCGGAGAATCACAAGCTCATCATGGAGAAGG ATGCTCAGATCACCATGATGCAGCAGCGGATCGATCGCCTGGTTAAGCTCAACGAGAAGCAAGCTGAAGACCAGCTGGAGCCCAAAGAAatggaggagctgagggagaaGAATGAGAG CCTGGTGGGGCGCCTGCACGAGGCCTTCAGGCAATGCCAGGACCTGAAGACTGAAAAAGCACAGATGGACCGAAAAATCAACAAGCTCTCAGAGGAAAATGGGGATCTTTCCTTCAAG CTGCGGGAGATCGCCAGCAATATGGTCCAGCTGCAGCGAGCCCTGAATGAGCTCTCGGAGGAGCACAACACTGCCATGGCACAGTCGCAGGAAAAGCAGCGACAActggagaaggagctgcatGCTGCCCTGCAGGATAAG AAATGCTCAGAAGAGAAAATCGAGATTCTACAGGGAAAGATTTCTCTGCTGGAGGACCAGCTGGCCAAGCTGGAGGAGTGCAGCAcccaggagaagggagaagtCATGGGGGACGTTTTGAAG ctggaggagctgaagcAGGAGCTGTCCAGCCTCACTGCCAAAGGAATgcggctggaggaggagaagcagcagctggacagCCTTGTCACCAGTCTCCAGAGCTCCCTCTCTGAGAGCCACCGGGCCCAAGAGAGGCTGAAGCGAGACCTACAGGCACAGGCTGCTGAGGGGCAGGCTGAGCGGCTGGCTGCCCTCAGTGTCCAGCACGAGGAGACCCTGCGGGAAAGGGatgctgccctgcagcagctccagcaggccAACGCATCCCtgagcagccagctgcaggctgtggaTGAGGAGAAGGCTGCACTGAGCCACAAGGTCAGCGAACTGGAAGCCCAGATCCTGGAGCTGGGTGCCCAACGGCAGCAGGGAGTGGCAGCAGAGGAACTGAaagcccagctgcaggagctggagggcaGGCTAAAGGAGAGCCAGCAGAGGCTGGCTGAGAGGGAGAAGCTGGCCCGGGAGAACAGCCGCCtacaggagcagctgctcttcctGGAGGAATCCCTGCGTAACACTGAGGGTATCTTGGAGGATGAGAAGAGACGGGCAGCTGAGTGCCTGGAGGGCAACCTGGCCAGAATCGCTGAGCTGGAGGCAGAAAGACAACAGCTGGTTCAGGAGCGGGagtcagctctgctggagcGGGGTGAGGAGCTGGCCACACGCCAGGTGCTGGAGGAGAGCCGGGAGCAGCCGCTGGgagcctctcctgctgcccGAGGGGAGGATGAAGAGTGCAGGCGGCTGAAGGAGGAAATGCAGGCGCTGAGCCGGGAGCATGGCCGggcctgccagcagctgcaggctgagcaggagAAGGTGGCTGCGCTGGAGGCCCAGGCAGAGCGGCTGGCTGGCCTCCAGGCTGACCTGTCCAGCGCTCAGTCATGGGCGAAGGAGAAGGAGACTGAGGAGCAGAAGCTGAGGGCTGAGATTTCTTCCCTGCAGGAGAAGATGGCTGTGGCAGAGCAAACAGCAGCCCAGCGTGTGGCCAAGCTGGAGGCGGATGCCCGGAGAGCTGCTGAGGCACTGGAGGGAgtctcccagcagctctcccaggagAAGCTCAAATCCAAGGAGCTGGAAGGCAccatggagcagctgcagatTGCAGAGAAGGAGCTGGTGTCCCTCCGCTCTGCCGTGCAGGAGAAGGAGAGCTGGAAGGAGCAAGTGTCCCAGTGCATCCAGGAGATGGAGAGGAAGAACAGCCTGATCAGCAGCCTGGAGCATGAGGTCTCCATCCTCCATCGCCAggtgacagaaaaggaaggggagagcaAGGAGCTGAAACGCCTGATCCTGGCTGAGTCGGAGAAGAGCaagaagctggaggagaggctgcGGGTGCTGCAGACAGAGATGGCCACCGCAGCCTCCCGTGCAGCTGAGAGGTGCTCACTGATGAAGGTGGAGGTGCAGCGGTGCCAGGAAGAGATGGAGAAGCAGAGAATGACCATTGAGGCCCTGAAGCGGGATCGCCATTGCCAGAGCGAGCGGGAGGATGAGCTGCGGCAGGAGGCAAAGGTCTGCCAAGACAAGTGCCTAcagaaggagcagctcctggctgccctgcagcaggagcttgACAGCGCTCGGGCTGAGCGTGCCTCCCTGGAAAGCCAGCACCAGCAGGACCTGGAGCAGAGAGCAAAAGCCGTGTCCACACTGCAAGTTGAGCTAGCGCAGGCCAAGCTGGAGGTGGCTGAGGTGCCGTCACTGCGGGAGCAGTTGGCAGAACAGGACCGGGCCATTCAGCGGCTGcaggctgaggcagcagaggcaggggcacagctggcagggctgcagcaggccAATGCTCGGCTGGCTGAGGAGAACCAGGGGCTCAGCAAGACTCGCAGCCAGGGGCAGCGGCAGCTTGAGGCGGAACTGGGCCAGGCCAGGGAGCGGCAcatgcaggagctggagcagctgcggGCAGCATCTGAGGAGCtagtgagcagcagcaggcaggaggctAAGGAGGCAGTGCAGAAGCTGGAAACCATGAGTAAGGAATACgagagcagcaaagcagcagccgtggaagagaggaagaaactCCTTCAAGAGAGGCAAAGACTGACAACTCAG gtggagcagctggagatAATCCAGAAGGACCAAACAAAGCAG GTGGAGGAGCTGAGTAAAAAGCTGACTCAGCATGAGAAGGCCACCTGGACCCAGCAGCAGAGAGTTAAG GCACTCGaaggggagctgcaggcagtggtCACCAGCCATAAGGAGaaggtggcagagctgcaggtgcagCTAACCCagaaggagcaggcagctgagTACTACAAAGGGCAG ATGGAGAAGGCAAAAAGTCATTATGATGCCAAGAAGCAGCAGAACCAGGAGCTAGCAGAGAAGCTGAAGGCCATGGAGCACCTGCAGAAAGAGAACACAGAGCTTCAGAGCAAATCAGAGAGGCTGGCCAAGGAGCTACAGCAGAGCATCCTGCAGGCCAAGGAGTCTGAGATGAGCTGCAAGAATCTTACCAGCCAGATCCACAGCCTGGAAGCTCAG GTGGAGGTTGCCAAACAACAGGTGCAGGAACTCGGCAAGTTCCAGGTGATGACTGCCACAGTAAAGGGACAGGAGACTTTCTGTCAGAACATGGCCGACCAGAGCACTGATAGCCTCGATGAGGCACAGCTGCTTGACTCCACCAG GAAGGCTACCAGCTCTCAGTTGGAAGTCTCAGTGGTGCAGTCTGACAGTGAAGAGTCACTGCTGTCTCAGCGGCTGCCCCAGAAGAAGTCGTCCCTGGAGAGTCTCCACTTCACCCCCATCCTCCGTGAGACACCGTcgcagctggagagcagcgcCAACTCCCCGGGTGACTTCTCGCTCAGCTCCGGGTGCAAGACCCGCTCAGCCCGGCGCCGCACTACCATCAACATCACCATGACAGAT aaaCAGGCAGAGTCTGAGGAACTGGTCTGCATCAAGAACATCCCATTGGCTCAGTCCACAAAAACTTCTTCCCCTGCTAAGGGCCATCTGCACTCAGATGCCTCCACCCGTTCCCTCACCAGCTTCCCCTCCCAGGAAACTCCTATGAAGCTGGAAACCTCCTCCCCAGGGAAGATGCCTGGCACTTCAGCACTGTTGGGCCTCCCTGGGTACCGGCCAGTCACCCGTAGCTCCCTGCGCttgcaggggagcagcagctccagcctcgGTGTGTGTGGGCAGG GCCGGAGCACCATGAACCTGGGCACATGCCAGGAAGAGCCGGAGCAGCTGGATGACTGGAACCGCATTGCGGAGCTGCAGCGGCGGAACCAGGCCCGCCCCCCGCACCTGAAGACCAGCTACTCCCTAGAGAGAATG ccctccacCTCCGTGGGAACCATCACAGATGAGGACGTGAAGATGGGGGACCCAGAAGAGACACTGCGACGTGCCAGCATGCAGCCCTCCCAGATCATCGCCGCCAGCAGCACGGCGGGTGGCCAGTGCAGCACCCAGGCCCCCACCCAGCCGAGCAGCATCACTACCCGGCAGCAGAGGAAGCGCCTCTCGGAGGAGACCCACCAGGGCCCTGACACCCCCCCG TCCAAGAAGCCAaccagctgcttcccaaggtCCCAGACCGCCCAGGACCGCAGTGAGCAGAGCGGCTCTCAGGTTACTCAAGAGAGCGAGCAGCCAGCCACGCAA GCTCAGAGGCGCCAGTCGATGGCATTCAGCATCCTCAACAcccccagggagctggggaggcgCCTGCTGCGCCGGGCAGCCACCCAGAGGAGCACTCCCACACCCTCCACCAGCAGCGGCACCCGCCGCTCATCCCGCATCGCCACTGCCAAGTCTCCCAAGGGCAAG GCCAGTCGCCAGTCACGCAAGGACAAGCAATCCTGA
- the NUMA1 gene encoding nuclear mitotic apparatus protein 1 isoform X2, translating to MSLHGARVAALLAWVNSTKVCPDPLKDLSQLQDCSVFIRIIHKIHGSKEGESVLDQPLPERISFIHGFLQKLCRHKLAAENLVSAQKLLDGEELALAKVAVLLLYHTSMSCKNPGDWNEFDYKTQAELASILKFVLDNEECLNENLEPFLQKKEPSSSSMSSSSFEEHSPLSPLPHKREVHFLELQRISSFRSTNLPSTPSSPMGDIMQTPQFQLRRLKEQLVFERENREELEVEMAENHKLIMEKDAQITMMQQRIDRLVKLNEKQAEDQLEPKEMEELREKNESLVGRLHEAFRQCQDLKTEKAQMDRKINKLSEENGDLSFKLREIASNMVQLQRALNELSEEHNTAMAQSQEKQRQLEKELHAALQDKKCSEEKIEILQGKISLLEDQLAKLEECSTQEKGEVMGDVLKLEELKQELSSLTAKGMRLEEEKQQLDSLVTSLQSSLSESHRAQERLKRDLQAQAAEGQAERLAALSVQHEETLRERDAALQQLQQANASLSSQLQAVDEEKAALSHKVSELEAQILELGAQRQQGVAAEELKAQLQELEGRLKESQQRLAEREKLARENSRLQEQLLFLEESLRNTEGILEDEKRRAAECLEGNLARIAELEAERQQLVQERESALLERGEELATRQVLEESREQPLGASPAARGEDEECRRLKEEMQALSREHGRACQQLQAEQEKVAALEAQAERLAGLQADLSSAQSWAKEKETEEQKLRAEISSLQEKMAVAEQTAAQRVAKLEADARRAAEALEGVSQQLSQEKLKSKELEGTMEQLQIAEKELVSLRSAVQEKESWKEQVSQCIQEMERKNSLISSLEHEVSILHRQVTEKEGESKELKRLILAESEKSKKLEERLRVLQTEMATAASRAAERCSLMKVEVQRCQEEMEKQRMTIEALKRDRHCQSEREDELRQEAKVCQDKCLQKEQLLAALQQELDSARAERASLESQHQQDLEQRAKAVSTLQVELAQAKLEVAEVPSLREQLAEQDRAIQRLQAEAAEAGAQLAGLQQANARLAEENQGLSKTRSQGQRQLEAELGQARERHMQELEQLRAASEELVSSSRQEAKEAVQKLETMSKEYESSKAAAVEERKKLLQERQRLTTQVEQLEIIQKDQTKQVEELSKKLTQHEKATWTQQQRVKALEGELQAVVTSHKEKVAELQVQLTQKEQAAEYYKGQMEKAKSHYDAKKQQNQELAEKLKAMEHLQKENTELQSKSERLAKELQQSILQAKESEMSCKNLTSQIHSLEAQVEVAKQQVQELGKFQVMTATVKGQETFCQNMADQSTDSLDEAQLLDSTRKATSSQLEVSVVQSDSEESLLSQRLPQKKSSLESLHFTPILRETPSQLESSANSPGDFSLSSGCKTRSARRRTTINITMTDKQAESEELVCIKNIPLAQSTKTSSPAKGHLHSDASTRSLTSFPSQETPMKLETSSPGKMPGTSALLGLPGYRPVTRSSLRLQGSSSSSLGVCGQGRSTMNLGTCQEEPEQLDDWNRIAELQRRNQARPPHLKTSYSLERMPSTSVGTITDEDVKMGDPEETLRRASMQPSQIIAASSTAGGQCSTQAPTQPSSITTRQQRKRLSEETHQGPDTPPSKKPTSCFPRSQTAQDRSEQSGSQVTQESEQPATQAQRRQSMAFSILNTPRELGRRLLRRAATQRSTPTPSTSSGTRRSSRIATAKSPKGKASRQSRKDKQS from the exons GTGAACAGCACAAAGGTTTGTCCCGATCCCCTCAAGGAtctgtcccagctccaggacTGTAGTGTCTTCATCAGAATTATCCACAAAAT CCACGGGAGCAAGGAGGGGGAGTCTGTGCTGGACCAGCCGCTGCCAGAGAGGATCTCCTTCATCCATGGTTTCCTGCAGA agctctgcagacacaAATTGGCTGCAGAGAACCTGGTCTCTGCACAGAAACTCCTGGATGGAGAGGAGCTGGCACTGGCCAAG gtggctgtgctgctcctgtaTCACACCTCTATGAGCTGCAAGAACCCTGGGGACTGGAATGAATTTGACTACAAGACCCAG GCTGAACTGGCATCGATCCTCAAATTTGTGCTGGATAACGAGGAGTGCCTGAATGAGAATCTGGAGccatttctgcagaagaaag aGCCATCCTCGTCCAGTatgtccagcagcagctttgaggAGCATTCCCCACTGTCCCCTCTCCCACACAAGCGAGAGGTGCatttcctggagctgcagaggatCTCCTCCTTCCGCAGCACCAA cctgcccagcacTCCATCTTCGCCCATGGGGGACATCATGCAGACCCCCCAGTTTCAGCTGCGGCggctgaaggagcagctggttTTTGAGAGAGAGAACCGGGAAGAGCTGGAGGTGGAGATGGCGGAGAATCACAAGCTCATCATGGAGAAGG ATGCTCAGATCACCATGATGCAGCAGCGGATCGATCGCCTGGTTAAGCTCAACGAGAAGCAAGCTGAAGACCAGCTGGAGCCCAAAGAAatggaggagctgagggagaaGAATGAGAG CCTGGTGGGGCGCCTGCACGAGGCCTTCAGGCAATGCCAGGACCTGAAGACTGAAAAAGCACAGATGGACCGAAAAATCAACAAGCTCTCAGAGGAAAATGGGGATCTTTCCTTCAAG CTGCGGGAGATCGCCAGCAATATGGTCCAGCTGCAGCGAGCCCTGAATGAGCTCTCGGAGGAGCACAACACTGCCATGGCACAGTCGCAGGAAAAGCAGCGACAActggagaaggagctgcatGCTGCCCTGCAGGATAAG AAATGCTCAGAAGAGAAAATCGAGATTCTACAGGGAAAGATTTCTCTGCTGGAGGACCAGCTGGCCAAGCTGGAGGAGTGCAGCAcccaggagaagggagaagtCATGGGGGACGTTTTGAAG ctggaggagctgaagcAGGAGCTGTCCAGCCTCACTGCCAAAGGAATgcggctggaggaggagaagcagcagctggacagCCTTGTCACCAGTCTCCAGAGCTCCCTCTCTGAGAGCCACCGGGCCCAAGAGAGGCTGAAGCGAGACCTACAGGCACAGGCTGCTGAGGGGCAGGCTGAGCGGCTGGCTGCCCTCAGTGTCCAGCACGAGGAGACCCTGCGGGAAAGGGatgctgccctgcagcagctccagcaggccAACGCATCCCtgagcagccagctgcaggctgtggaTGAGGAGAAGGCTGCACTGAGCCACAAGGTCAGCGAACTGGAAGCCCAGATCCTGGAGCTGGGTGCCCAACGGCAGCAGGGAGTGGCAGCAGAGGAACTGAaagcccagctgcaggagctggagggcaGGCTAAAGGAGAGCCAGCAGAGGCTGGCTGAGAGGGAGAAGCTGGCCCGGGAGAACAGCCGCCtacaggagcagctgctcttcctGGAGGAATCCCTGCGTAACACTGAGGGTATCTTGGAGGATGAGAAGAGACGGGCAGCTGAGTGCCTGGAGGGCAACCTGGCCAGAATCGCTGAGCTGGAGGCAGAAAGACAACAGCTGGTTCAGGAGCGGGagtcagctctgctggagcGGGGTGAGGAGCTGGCCACACGCCAGGTGCTGGAGGAGAGCCGGGAGCAGCCGCTGGgagcctctcctgctgcccGAGGGGAGGATGAAGAGTGCAGGCGGCTGAAGGAGGAAATGCAGGCGCTGAGCCGGGAGCATGGCCGggcctgccagcagctgcaggctgagcaggagAAGGTGGCTGCGCTGGAGGCCCAGGCAGAGCGGCTGGCTGGCCTCCAGGCTGACCTGTCCAGCGCTCAGTCATGGGCGAAGGAGAAGGAGACTGAGGAGCAGAAGCTGAGGGCTGAGATTTCTTCCCTGCAGGAGAAGATGGCTGTGGCAGAGCAAACAGCAGCCCAGCGTGTGGCCAAGCTGGAGGCGGATGCCCGGAGAGCTGCTGAGGCACTGGAGGGAgtctcccagcagctctcccaggagAAGCTCAAATCCAAGGAGCTGGAAGGCAccatggagcagctgcagatTGCAGAGAAGGAGCTGGTGTCCCTCCGCTCTGCCGTGCAGGAGAAGGAGAGCTGGAAGGAGCAAGTGTCCCAGTGCATCCAGGAGATGGAGAGGAAGAACAGCCTGATCAGCAGCCTGGAGCATGAGGTCTCCATCCTCCATCGCCAggtgacagaaaaggaaggggagagcaAGGAGCTGAAACGCCTGATCCTGGCTGAGTCGGAGAAGAGCaagaagctggaggagaggctgcGGGTGCTGCAGACAGAGATGGCCACCGCAGCCTCCCGTGCAGCTGAGAGGTGCTCACTGATGAAGGTGGAGGTGCAGCGGTGCCAGGAAGAGATGGAGAAGCAGAGAATGACCATTGAGGCCCTGAAGCGGGATCGCCATTGCCAGAGCGAGCGGGAGGATGAGCTGCGGCAGGAGGCAAAGGTCTGCCAAGACAAGTGCCTAcagaaggagcagctcctggctgccctgcagcaggagcttgACAGCGCTCGGGCTGAGCGTGCCTCCCTGGAAAGCCAGCACCAGCAGGACCTGGAGCAGAGAGCAAAAGCCGTGTCCACACTGCAAGTTGAGCTAGCGCAGGCCAAGCTGGAGGTGGCTGAGGTGCCGTCACTGCGGGAGCAGTTGGCAGAACAGGACCGGGCCATTCAGCGGCTGcaggctgaggcagcagaggcaggggcacagctggcagggctgcagcaggccAATGCTCGGCTGGCTGAGGAGAACCAGGGGCTCAGCAAGACTCGCAGCCAGGGGCAGCGGCAGCTTGAGGCGGAACTGGGCCAGGCCAGGGAGCGGCAcatgcaggagctggagcagctgcggGCAGCATCTGAGGAGCtagtgagcagcagcaggcaggaggctAAGGAGGCAGTGCAGAAGCTGGAAACCATGAGTAAGGAATACgagagcagcaaagcagcagccgtggaagagaggaagaaactCCTTCAAGAGAGGCAAAGACTGACAACTCAG gtggagcagctggagatAATCCAGAAGGACCAAACAAAGCAG GTGGAGGAGCTGAGTAAAAAGCTGACTCAGCATGAGAAGGCCACCTGGACCCAGCAGCAGAGAGTTAAG GCACTCGaaggggagctgcaggcagtggtCACCAGCCATAAGGAGaaggtggcagagctgcaggtgcagCTAACCCagaaggagcaggcagctgagTACTACAAAGGGCAG ATGGAGAAGGCAAAAAGTCATTATGATGCCAAGAAGCAGCAGAACCAGGAGCTAGCAGAGAAGCTGAAGGCCATGGAGCACCTGCAGAAAGAGAACACAGAGCTTCAGAGCAAATCAGAGAGGCTGGCCAAGGAGCTACAGCAGAGCATCCTGCAGGCCAAGGAGTCTGAGATGAGCTGCAAGAATCTTACCAGCCAGATCCACAGCCTGGAAGCTCAG GTGGAGGTTGCCAAACAACAGGTGCAGGAACTCGGCAAGTTCCAGGTGATGACTGCCACAGTAAAGGGACAGGAGACTTTCTGTCAGAACATGGCCGACCAGAGCACTGATAGCCTCGATGAGGCACAGCTGCTTGACTCCACCAG GAAGGCTACCAGCTCTCAGTTGGAAGTCTCAGTGGTGCAGTCTGACAGTGAAGAGTCACTGCTGTCTCAGCGGCTGCCCCAGAAGAAGTCGTCCCTGGAGAGTCTCCACTTCACCCCCATCCTCCGTGAGACACCGTcgcagctggagagcagcgcCAACTCCCCGGGTGACTTCTCGCTCAGCTCCGGGTGCAAGACCCGCTCAGCCCGGCGCCGCACTACCATCAACATCACCATGACAGAT aaaCAGGCAGAGTCTGAGGAACTGGTCTGCATCAAGAACATCCCATTGGCTCAGTCCACAAAAACTTCTTCCCCTGCTAAGGGCCATCTGCACTCAGATGCCTCCACCCGTTCCCTCACCAGCTTCCCCTCCCAGGAAACTCCTATGAAGCTGGAAACCTCCTCCCCAGGGAAGATGCCTGGCACTTCAGCACTGTTGGGCCTCCCTGGGTACCGGCCAGTCACCCGTAGCTCCCTGCGCttgcaggggagcagcagctccagcctcgGTGTGTGTGGGCAGG GCCGGAGCACCATGAACCTGGGCACATGCCAGGAAGAGCCGGAGCAGCTGGATGACTGGAACCGCATTGCGGAGCTGCAGCGGCGGAACCAGGCCCGCCCCCCGCACCTGAAGACCAGCTACTCCCTAGAGAGAATG ccctccacCTCCGTGGGAACCATCACAGATGAGGACGTGAAGATGGGGGACCCAGAAGAGACACTGCGACGTGCCAGCATGCAGCCCTCCCAGATCATCGCCGCCAGCAGCACGGCGGGTGGCCAGTGCAGCACCCAGGCCCCCACCCAGCCGAGCAGCATCACTACCCGGCAGCAGAGGAAGCGCCTCTCGGAGGAGACCCACCAGGGCCCTGACACCCCCCCG TCCAAGAAGCCAaccagctgcttcccaaggtCCCAGACCGCCCAGGACCGCAGTGAGCAGAGCGGCTCTCAGGTTACTCAAGAGAGCGAGCAGCCAGCCACGCAA GCTCAGAGGCGCCAGTCGATGGCATTCAGCATCCTCAACAcccccagggagctggggaggcgCCTGCTGCGCCGGGCAGCCACCCAGAGGAGCACTCCCACACCCTCCACCAGCAGCGGCACCCGCCGCTCATCCCGCATCGCCACTGCCAAGTCTCCCAAGGGCAAG GCCAGTCGCCAGTCACGCAAGGACAAGCAATCCTGA